The DNA segment ATTTCTACTCCTGTTAAATATCGGTCTACAAGTACAGGATGTTCAGGACTCGCTTGCACTGCATGCTCCATGTAGTAACCAAGTTCTTCTTGGTTGTAGACAATTTCCATAGCACGTCCACCTAAAACATACGAAGGTCGAACGAGTACAGGGTACCCTATTTCGTTACCTATTTTTATTGCTTCTTCTGGTGAAATGGCCGTTTTCCCCATCGGTTGTGGAATATCCATTTCATGAAGAGCGCGTTCAAATTTATCGCGATTTTCTGCTCGATCTAAATCTTCTAAAGATGTACCAAGTATTTGAACACCACGCTCTTGTAATTTATCAGCTAAGTTAATCGCTGTTTGCCCACCAAATTGAACGACTACTCCTTTTGGTTGCTCTAAATCAACAATATGCATCACATCTTCAATCGTTAACGGTTCAAAGTAAAGCTTGTCCGATATCGAGAAATCAGTGGATACAGTTTCTGGGTTGCTATTAATAATAATCGCTTCATAACCCGCTTCTTTAATTGCCCAAACTGAATGGACCGTTGCGTAATCAAATTCTACACCTTGACCGATACGGATGGGGCCAGATCCAAGTACAATGACACTTTCCTTATCTGTTTTTACCGACTCATTCTCATCTTCATATGTGCCATAAAAGTAAGGTGTTTCTGACTCAAATTCAGCAGCACATGTATCAACCATTTTATACACTGGAATTAAGTTATGTTCCTTTCTCCAATTGTAAATTGCAAGTTCATCGGTGTTCCATAACTTAGCAATCGTGAAATCCGCAAATCCCATACGTTTTGCTTTTTTCGTAACATCGTAATCAAAGGGATGCTCAGCAACATCTTTCTCGTAATTCACTATATTTTGTAGTTTATTTAAGAAGAATAAATCAATTTGACTCCAGTCATGTATGGTCTCAATAGTCACACCACGTCTTAAAGCCTCACCAACAAAGAATAATCGTTCATCTCCTGGTCTACGAATACGTTTTTCAATCCACTCATCGCTCATTGATTCTGCATTTTTTAATTCTAAGTGGAATTGACCTGTTTCAAGAGAACGAATAGCTTTTAAAATGGCCTCTTCAAACGTCCGTCCTATTGCCATAACTTCGCCCGTTGCTTTCATTTGAGTACCTAAGTTTCGTTTTGCAGACTCAAATTTATCAAACGGCCAGCGAGGGATTTTTGCTACGACATAGTCTAGTGCTGGTTCAAAACATGCGTATGTTTTGCCAGTTACCGGGTTCATCATTTCATCTAATGTTAAGCCAATAGCAATTTTTGCCGCTAATTTTGCAATGGGATATCCTGTCGCTTTTGAAGCTAAAGCAGACGAACGGCTAACCCGTGGATTTACTTCAATTATGAAGTAGTTAAAGCTGTAGGGATCAAGAGCTAACTGAACATTACAGCCACCTTCAATTTTCAATGCACGGATAATTTTTAATGACACATTACGTAGCATTTGATATTCGCGATCTGAAAGTGTTTGACTAGGTGCAACAACGATTGAATCACCTGTATGAATACCTACCGGATCGACATTTTCCATGTTACACACAACAATGGCATTATCCTTTGAATCTCTCATTACTTCATATTCAATTTCTTTGTACCCTGCAATTGATTTTTCTAATAGGCATTGCGTAACTGGGCTATATTTAAGTCCACTTGTCACAGTATCCTCAAGTTCTTCATCATTGTGGCAAATTCCTCCGCCTGTTCCACCAAGCGTAAAAGCTGGGCGAACAATAACTGGATATCCAATGCGATTTACAAAAGCATAGGCTTCTTCTAAGTTATGGATAATGTCACTCTCTGGAACAGGTTCATTTAATTCATTCATTAATGTTCGGAATAAATCTCGGTCTTCTGCTTTGTGAATCGCTTCTAATTTGGTTCCCAATATTTCAATGTTTAATTCATCCAAAATACCTGACTGATCTAATTCAATAGCCATATTCAACCCAGTTTGTCCACCTAGAGTTGGAAGCAATGCATCTGGGCGTTCTTTTCTAAGGATACGACTTACAAATTCTAGAGTTATGGGTTCGATATATACTTTCTCTGCAATTTCTGTGTCTGTCATAATTGTTGCCGGGTTGGAGTTAATTAAAATTACCCGATAACCTTCTTCTTTTAAAGCCAGACACGCTTGTGTTCCTGCATAGTCAAATTCAGCGGCTTGTCCAATGACAATTGGACCTGACCCGATTACTAATATAGTTTTAATATCTTGGCGTTTAGGCATGTTGTTTTTCTCCCTTCACGTTCGTGTGCATTAACTCAATAAAGCGGTCAAATAAGTGATTTGAATCTTCTGGTCCCGGTGAGGCTTCTGGATGGTATTGCACAGTAAAAGCAGGTACATCTAGATGTTTTAATCCTTCAACAGTTCCATCGTTTAATGCAATATGGGTTACTTTTAGACGCGTACCTTTTAAGGACTCAGGATCTACTGAGTAGCCATGGTTTTGTGAAGTTATATCCGTTCGACCCGTTTCTAAATCTTTGACTGGATGATTAGAGCCTCGATGGCCAAATTTTAATTTAAATGTGTCTCCTCCACTAGCAAGAGCAAATAGTTGATGGCCCAAACAAATTCCGAAAATCGGAATCTTGCCAATTAAGTTTTGTAGCATTGTAATGGCTTCTGGTACATCTTTTGGATTTCCAGGTCCGTTCGATAACATAATTCCATCAGGATAGATGGCCATAATTTGTTCTGCGGTTGTGTTATAAGGAACCACTATGACATCACAGTCCCGTTTATTTAATTCACGTAAAATACCATGTTTCATGCCAAAATCAACTAGCACCACACGTTTACCTCGTCCTGGACTTGGATAAGGGCTTTTCGTTGATACTTGATCGACTTGATCTGTGCGGAAGGTCGTGTTTTTTAACTTAGCCACTACTTCCTCTACATTTACTTCTTCACCTGCAGCACTTAAGAGACCTTTTACAGAACCTAATTCGCGGATGATTCGCGTTAGTTTGCGGGTATCAATACCTTCAATTCCAGGAATATCTTTCAAAACAAACAATTCATTTAATGTTGCATCGCATCTAAAGTTAGATGGCGTATTAGCAAGTTCACGTACGACCATTCCTTTTATTGCTGGTTCAATTGATTCAAAATCATCTCGGTTAATTCCGTAGTTTCCTATTAGCGGGTAAGTCATTGTGACAATTTGGCCACAGTATGACGGATCAGATAATGTTTCTTGGTAGCCAGTCATACCAGTTGTAAATACAACTTCACCTTCGCTTGCTTTCGTGCTACCGAAAGCTGTTCCATTAAATACATCGCCAGTTTCTAAAATGAGGCTTCTATTCATCATTATTTCTCCTCCTGCCAAATTACGTTTCCTTCAAACATCGTCATTACCGGCCATCCTGTGCATATCCAATCTTGGAACGGTGTGTTTTTACCTTTTGAAACAAATTGTCCGGTGTCTATGTTTTGTTCTTTCGTTAAATCGATAAATACTAGGTCTGCTGACTCGCCCATATTTAAACGGCCATATGGTAAACCAAAGACATCTGCAGGCTTTTGAGTTAGCCAATCAATTAATTGAGTTAAAGTCCATTTACCTGTCTTGACAAAATGTGTATACAAAAGAGGGAAAGCCGTTTCTAAGCCGACAATTCCAAAAGGAGCTTGTTCCATGCCACTACCTTTATCTTCAGCTGTATGAGGGGCATGATCCGTTGCAATAAAATCAAGTGTGCCATCTTCTAATCCTTTGATTAACGCTTGTAGATCTTCTTTCGCTCGAAGAGGAGGATTCATTTTCCAGTTCGCATCGTTTCCAGGAATATCGTCTTCACAAAGTAGTAAATGATGTGGACTTACTTCAGCAGTTACTCGAATTCCCGCTTTTTTTGCGTCTCTTATAACGCGGACTGATTCTTTTGTACTTACGTGGCAAACATGATAATGTGCGCCAGCTGCTTCGGCAAGTAGTACATCTCTAGCTATATGAACGGACTCTGCTATTGCTGGAATCCCTTTTAAACCAAGTTCTATATTTTTCGTACCTTCATGCATTACCCCAGCGTAAATGAGTGTATTGTCCTCACAATGGGCAACAATTGGCATATTCAGTTTTGCCGCATTTTTCATTGCCTCAAACATCATTCCTGCTTGCTGAACACCTACACCATCGTCAGTAAAAGCGAATGCACCGTGTTCTTTTAAAGCAGCTAAATCTGTTCTCTCTTTTCCAGCTTCACGTATTGTAATTGATGCATAGGGAAGTACACGAATCTTAGCGTTTTCTTTTATAAGTTGATTAACATGGTTCAAGTTTTCTATTGTATCTGGTACTGGTCTCGTATTGGGCATTGCACAAATTGTCGTATATCCACCTTTTGCTGCTGCATCTGTTCCTGTTTTAATCGTCTCTTTTTGTTCGCCACCTGGCTCTCTTAAGTGCACATGTACGTCAATAAATCCTGCAGAGACAAAATACCCTTGACCGTCGATAATTTCATCTACTTGAGGTGTTGTTTTCGAATTCACTTCGATAATACGTCCATTTTCAATTAATATGGAACCCTCTTTTAATTCATTTTTATCATTTAGCAATTGTATATTTTGAATAAATTTCTTCATTACATTCTCTCCTTTAATACAGATTCTAGTATCGCCATACGGACAAAGACGCCGTTTTGTATTTGCTTAAAAATACGTGATTTATCGCTTTCAACTAATTCACTTGCAATTTCCACATCTCGATTAACTGGTGCAGGATGCATAACAATTGTTGATGGCTTTAACTCTGCATAACGCGCAATCGTTAAACCGTATTCCTTATGATAAAGTTCTTTTAAAAAATCATTTTCTTTCCCGTGCCGTTCGTGTTGAACACGTAGTAACATGACTACATCCGCAGTAGGCAAAACTTCTTCCCAAGTTGAAGTAGCATCAAAATCTCCTTGCCACTCTGGAGGACAGATGAATGTGACATGGGCTCCTAGTTTCTTTAGTGCTAGTGCATTTGATTTTGCCACACGGCTATGGGCAATATCTCCAACGATTGTCACATGAATGCCTTCGAACTTTCCAAATTCTTGTTTAATCGTATATAGATCTAGTAAGCATTGCGATGGGTGTTGACCTGACCCATCTCCAGCATTAATAATGGCTAAGTTTAAACCTGACATCAATTCTTCATAAAACTGATCTTGTTCATGTCGAATGACTACAGCATCTACACCTATTGCTTCCAATGTCCTGACTGTATCATACATGGTTTCCCCTTTTAAGGTACTTGAAGTACCCGCTTCAAAAGGTAATATATGAAGTCCAAGCTTTCGTTCAGCCATTTCAAAACTCATTTTTGTTCGTGTACTCGGTTCAAAGAACAAATTCACCACAGTAAATTGTTTATTAAATTGGTGAGATGGATTTTGCTGAAATTCTAATGCTCGATTTAAAATAGTGTCAATATCCTTAATTTCTAAGTCATTCATGTTTAATAAATGCTTCACTTTATAGCCTCCCTAGTTCTTTGTTTAAAGATTGTGTTCAAAAATGAGCCTAATATCTTATCGGACTTTTTGAACACCCTCTAAAGAAAACCTCTCAACAATGTTGAGAGGTTTAAGGGTAACCTAAGTAAAGATCCATTTTATAATGGAAATTTAACAGTTGGCTTCCCTTTACCTGCCTCTCTGGACTAGGTATTAAAAGGATTATTTTTCAATTTATTGTGCACTGTCTTCTTCGATTTCAACTACTTCTTGAGGTCTGCCTGGCAATACAAGATTTAATATGACACCTACGATTGCCGCTAAAGCCATACCTTCGAGTTCAAACGTATCTGAAAAGTGAAGTTTAGCTCCACCTATTCCAATAACTAATATGATTGAAGATATCACCAAGTTTCGTTTATCTCCAAAGTCTATTTTGTTATCCACTAACATACGTAGACCTGAAGACGCAATGATCCCAAACAGCAAGATTGAAATCCCACCAAGAACAGCAGTAGGAATAGTAGCAATCAATGCCATAATTTTACCGAAAAACGAGAATATTATGGCTAAAATAGCTGCGCCTGCAATTACGTATACACTATATACTCTCGTAATTGCAAGAACTCCGATGTTTTCTCCATACGTCGTTTTTGGAGGACCTCCTATAAGTCCACTTATAAACGTTCCTAAACCATCACCTAGTAATGAACGATGCAAGCCTGGTTCCTTTATGTAATTTCTATTAACAATTTTCCCTAACACAAGTTGATGACCGATGTGTTCAGAAATGGTCACAATTGCAATAGGTACCATAAGACCGAGTAATGTTGGTGTTACGATAAATTCATAATCAATTCCTGGTAGTAAGAAATCTGGTGCGCTAATCCATTTTGCACTTAATACAGTTGAAAACTCCACAATGCCGATGAATAAAGAATATATATACCCAACAATGATTCCGATAAGAATTGGCATTAAACTTAGCATACCTTTAAAGAATAATATAGTTATAACTGCTGCCGCTAATGTGACAAGTGCTGCAGAAAAGTGCAACATGCTGTATTCTTTTATCCCATCTCCATTAAGATCAAAGTTCATGGCTAGGTCGATTGCAACTGGTGATAACGCTAAACCTATGACAATAATGACTGGTGCCACAACAATTGGTGGTAATAATTTCATAATCCACTTATAACCTGTTTTCCAAATAACAAGTGACACGATGAAATACACTAGTGCGACAAACAAACTTCCTATCATTGCACTACCAATACCCGATATTTCAGTTATTGCAAGTATCGGTACAATAAATGCAAATGATGAGCCCAAATAAGCTGGCACTTGAAATTTTGTTACAAACATGAAAATTAAAGTAGCTATTCCGCTTGTTAAAAGTGCGATAGCTGGACTTAATCCAACTAACTGTGGAACCAAGATAGTTGCACCGAACATGGCGAACATATGTTGAATACTTAATGTGGTTAGTTTTCCTGCTGATGGTTTATCGTGTATGTCTAAAACCGTTTGTGAATTCGTCATGTTGTTTTTCCCCACTATCTATTCTTGTATCGTTACACTATCTTCATGATCAGTTTCGAATAATCGTACGACAATTCGTTCAAGACTTGCAGTAGGAATGTTTTTCCCTACATAGTCTGCACGAATCGGCAGTTCTCTATGACCTCTATCAATTAAAACAGCTAATTGAATTTGGGCTGGTCGACCTAAGTCCATCACTGCGTCCATAGCCGCTCTAACTGTACGTCCTGTAAAGAGAACATCGTCAATTAATATAACTTTTTGATTGGTTACCACGTGTTGAATATCAACTTGCTGAACTAGAGGTTCTTTATTATTGTTTTTCAATGATAAATCATCTCTATAAAGCGTGATATCAAGTTCACCTGATTTAATTGACTTGCCTTCGATTTTTTCTATCTTTTCTGCTAAGCGCTTTGCTAAAAACGCTCCACGTGTTTTAATTCCAACTAAAATACAAGATTCAATTCCTTTATTACGTTCAATAATTTCATGTGCGATTCTCGTAAGCGCTCGATTTATTGCTTTTTCATCAAGAATATTTGCTTTTTCAACCATAATAGATTCTCCTTTTCCCCAAAATAAAAACCCTCTCGTCCAAAGTGGATGAGAGGGTGTGAATGTAGAAAAATAAGTCGTATTAAACCACACAGCATGTGCTTTTATACGTTTCGCTTGTACCTTCCCAGCCTCTCTGGACTGTTCTTAAAGGTGTTCTATTAAATTTAGCTATATCATCAAAAAAGCTAGTTCCAAGCATGAGATGCGCTCTTCACTTTTTATAAGTATAGATTTACTTTTCTTTGCTGTCAACGGTCGTTTTCATTTCCTCAAGCAAAGTCTTGAATTCTTCAGGTAGTGGAGCTTCGAATTCCAAATACTCTTCAGTGCGTGGATGTATAAATCCAACAACACCAGCATGAAGCGCTTGTCCGTTAAATTCGATCGTTTTTTTCGGTCCGTATTTAGGGTCTCCAGCTAATGGGAAGCCAATGTATTTCATATGAACACGAATTTGATGTGTACGACCTGTTTCTAAACGACATTCAACTAACGTAAAGTTGCCAAAGCGTTCGATTACACGAAAATGAGTAATTGCATGTTTTCCTTTATCAATTACTGCCATACTCTGACGATCACGAGAATCGCGACCAATTGGTGCATCAATCGTTCCTTTATCGTGAGGAATATGACCATGCACTAAAGCTGTATATTTTCGAGTAACAGTTCTTTTCACCAGTTGATCCACTAATGAAACATGGGCTTTATCATTCTTCGCAACCATTAATAAGCCTGATGTATCTTTATCAATACGATGGACAATTCCTGGACGCAACACTCCATTGATGCCAGATAAATCTGTAACCTGATGCATTAAACCATTAACAAGCGTCCCTGATGTATGACCAGGTGCAGGATGTACGACCATACCACGAGGTTTATTCACAACAAGGACATCTTCATCTTCATAAACGATCTCAAGATTTAAATCCTCTGCTTCAATATCTAATGGTTCAACGTCAGGTACAGTAACAGTAATAACATCATTTAGTTTTACTTTATAGTTTGGTTTTGCTGTTTCCCCATTGACTAAAACAGCACCATCTTTTAACCAAATTTGAATTTGGCTACGAGACCAATCTGCTTCAAGTGTAACAAGGGCTTTATCGATACGTTCACCTTTTTGTTCTTCTGAAATTGTATACGTAAAATCTTCCATTTATTCACCTTTTCTCTTTGCAGCTTTTTCTGCTTTTTCTTCTAAAAACAAACCGACCATGAGCATCACGACGCCAATGCTTAATGCTGCATCTGCTACGTTAAAAATCGGGAAATCATAGTTAATAACAGGGATGAGAACATCTATAAAGTCAACAACTTCACCGCGGAATAACCGATCCATAAAGTTCCCTATAGCGCCTCCAAGTAATACCATTAAACTAAGTTGAAATAATGGTTTTCCTTTTGCTTCTTTATGAAAGTAATACAAAATACCAATGATTACGATCACTGTGACGATTGTAAACAACCAAATTTGACCTTCCAACATTCCCCATGCTGCTCCACGATTACGATGTGATAGTAACGCAAATGTTGGCTCAGCTAATACAATTCGTTCACCTAGTTCCATATTTTTTACAACTAACCATTTTGTCCACTGATCAATTGCCACAATGACAATTGCAACTAAATAAAAAATATACACGCATGTTCCTCCATTACGCAAGCATCATAACTAGTTTACCACATAGTTCAAGCAATCAGAAAGAGCTGACCAAAAGGGCAGCTCCATTTTTTATACGTAAAACTTTTCAACCACGTCTGCACAGCGCGGACATAAAGTTGAATGTTTTTCATTTTCGCCTACTTTAGTTGAAAATGACCAGCATCTTTCACATTTTTCACCTTTAGCTTTTGTTACAACAACAGAAGCTACATGAAGATCTAATGCATCTAGAGGTGCATCTTCTTTTAATCCTGCAAGCGAAAAGTCGGATACAATAAAGAACTGTGCAAAATCAACTTTATTGGTATCAAAAGCATCTAATAATTCTTTTTTTACGTAAACCGTAACATTAGCTTCCAATGATTTACCGATTACTTTTGCATTTCGCGCTTCTTCTAATGCTTTTAATACATCATCGCGTACGAGCATCAATTGTTGATACTTCGTACGAAGAGCTCCAAACGATTCATGAGATATCGCTTCAGGGAAGTCCGTTAATTGAATGCTTTCTTCTGTTTCATGTGTCAAGAAGACCCAAAGTTCATCAGTCGTATGTGGCAAAATTGGTGTCATTACTTTCAATAATGAAATCAACGTATCATACATCACAGTTTGCATAGCACGACGATGTAAATGATCCTGTCCTTCAATATAGACAACATCTTTCGCAATATCTAGATAGAATGAACTCAAATCAGAAGAAACGAAGTTATTGACTGCGTTATAAACACTAGCAAAGTCATATTTATCGTAAGATTTACGAACCGTTTCAATTAATTCTTGAAGTTTCATGTACATATATTGATCCACTTCACGTAAGTCTTCAAAGGCTATGCGATCTGTCTGAGGATTAAAATCTGATACTGTACCATGTAAGAAACGGCATGTATTACGGATTTTACGATACACTTCAGCAACTTGCTTAAAATTCGAGTCAGAAACACGAACATCAGCTGTATAGTCAACAGAAGCTACCCATAGACGAAGAATGTCTGCACCTAATTGATTCATAACTTTTGCAGGATCAATGACGTTGCCTATAGATTTACTCATCTTGCGTCCTTCACCATCTAGCGCAAATCCATGACTTAGAAGTCCTTTATAAGGAGAGTGTCCATTAATTGCTACACTTGTTGTTAAAGATGAGTTAAACCATCCACGATATTGATCAGACCCTTCTAAGTAAAGATCTGCTGGGTACTCTAAATCTTCACGTTCATCTAGCACGGCTTGGTGGGAAGAACCTGAATCAAACCAAACATCCATAATGTCCGTTTCTTTTGAGAAACGACCATTTGGACTTCCTACATGAGTAAAACCTTCTGGTAACAAATCTTTTGCTTGACGTTCAAACCAAACAGTTGACCCATGTTCACGGAACAGCTTGGATACATGAGCAATTGTTTCTTCTGTTAGGATTGGCTCGCCATCTTCTGCATAGAAAACAGGGATTGGAACACCCCATGCACGTTGTCGAGAAATACACCAATCTCCTCTGTCTCGTACCATGTTAAACAGACGTGTTTCGCCCCAGGCTGGTGTAAATGATGTATCTTTAATTGCTTGTAATAACTGGTCACGGAAGGCTTCAATTGATGCGAACCATTGAGCAGTAGCTCGGAAAATGACCGGCTTTTTCGTACGCCAATCATGTGGTGCAGAGTGAGTGAAAAACGTTAATTTTACTAATGCACCAGCTGCTTCTAATGCCTCTGTAATGACTTTATTCGCTTTATCATAGAATAACCCTTCAAACCCTGGTGCTTCAGCCGTCAATACGCCACGGTCATCCACTGGTGATAGTACTTCAAGACCATATGTTTTACCTACTTGGAAATCGTCTTCACCGTGTCCTGGAGCTGTATGAACGCATCCTGTACCACCTTCATTTGTCACATGTTCTCCTAACATCACAAGAGAATCACGATCATATAAAGGATGTTTTGCAACCATTCGATCCATTTGCTCGCCTTTGATAGTCTGAACAATTTCATAAGATTCCCATTCAAGCGTTGTCGCAACATTTTCTAGTAATCCTTTGGATATAAGGTAGCGTGCGCCGCTTACCTCAACGATCACATAATCAAATTCTGGATGTACGGAAATGCCTAAGTTAGCTGGAATTGTCCAAGGTGTAGTCGTCCAAATGATAATTTTTGTTCCTTCTGCAATTATCCCTTTACCATTTGTAACATCAAAGGTTACATATATTGAAGGTGATTTCTTGTCTTGATATTCGATTTCAGCTTCAGCTAAAGCTGATTCACTTGAAGGAGACCAATACACTGGTTTTAAACCTTTGTATATATATCCTTTACGAGCCATCTCACCGAACACTTCAATTTGACGAGATTCATATGCAGGTTTTAACGTAATATAAGGATTCTCCCAATCCCCACGTACACCAAGTCTTTTGAATTGCTTGCGTTGACGATCAATTTGCTCATAAGCATATGTTTCACATAAGTTACGGAACTCGGCTATCGTCATTTCTTTACGATTAACACCCTTGTTTGCTAACGCTTGCTCGATTGGCAGACCATGTGTATCCCAACCTGGAACAAATGGTGCGTAAAATCCAGTCATCGACTTGTGACGCACAACCATATCTTTTAGTACTTTGTTTAATGCGTGCCCCATGTGTAAGTCTCCGTTTGCATATGGAGGACCATCATGTAAAGTAAAACTTGGTCGACCTTTTGTACGGTCTAATACTTTTTTATATAAATTCATTTCATTCCATCGTTCTTGCATAACTGGTTCTCGTGTAGGTAACCCCCCACGCATTGGAAAATCTGTTTTAGGCATTAATAATGTATCTTTGTATTCCAACTAAAAAACCTCCTTAATTAATGGTTCAAAGCTCAATTGCATGGCTATCTAATTCTTGTCACAAAATTTACGGCTTTAAAACTTTACGATACCTTCATTACCTACTGAAGTTGTCATTTGTAAAATTTAAACGTTCATAACTCAAAAAAACTCCTCATCCCAATAAAGGGACGAGAAGTTTAGACTCGCTGTACCACCCTAATGGCAACATTTTTTGATTGCCAGCTTAGATCACATTAACGGTGCGAAACCGAAATCACCTACAAAACCTAGTTCAGTGATTTAACTCAAGAGTGATTTTCTTTTGTTTGCAAAGTGTTCGAGCTTTCACCATCCTCGAATCGCTAAACTATGCCTACAAAATACTGTCTCTTTCAGCGTTTTATCAAATATTATTGCAATATGTAAATATTATAGGGAATGATTCCGAAATCGTCAAGTAATGCTTAATCCTCTTGTTTTGAATTTAATCCTTCTAATTCAGTAGTATCTATTTCATATTGCATCAAATGGTCCCAGTCATCAGTGTTGATTAAATCAAGTTGTGCTTCCACCAACATTTTAAAACGGTTGCGGAATACTTTTGATTGTTTTTTCAAGTCTTCAATTTCAAGCGCAATTCGACGTGCTTTCGTCAAAGATTCATTGACAATACGATCAGCATTTTTCTCTGCTTCTTTGACTATCAATTTTGCTTCTTTTTGAGAGTTTCTACGTAATTCTTCCGCAGCTTCTTGAGCAATAACAATTGACTTTTGTAGTGTCATTTCAATAGTAGTGAAATGGCCTATACGTTCAGTTGATGTTTTCAGTTTCTCTTCTAATTCTTGTTTATCTTTTA comes from the Paenisporosarcina antarctica genome and includes:
- a CDS encoding RluA family pseudouridine synthase — protein: MEDFTYTISEEQKGERIDKALVTLEADWSRSQIQIWLKDGAVLVNGETAKPNYKVKLNDVITVTVPDVEPLDIEAEDLNLEIVYEDEDVLVVNKPRGMVVHPAPGHTSGTLVNGLMHQVTDLSGINGVLRPGIVHRIDKDTSGLLMVAKNDKAHVSLVDQLVKRTVTRKYTALVHGHIPHDKGTIDAPIGRDSRDRQSMAVIDKGKHAITHFRVIERFGNFTLVECRLETGRTHQIRVHMKYIGFPLAGDPKYGPKKTIEFNGQALHAGVVGFIHPRTEEYLEFEAPLPEEFKTLLEEMKTTVDSKEK
- the lspA gene encoding signal peptidase II, coding for MYIFYLVAIVIVAIDQWTKWLVVKNMELGERIVLAEPTFALLSHRNRGAAWGMLEGQIWLFTIVTVIVIIGILYYFHKEAKGKPLFQLSLMVLLGGAIGNFMDRLFRGEVVDFIDVLIPVINYDFPIFNVADAALSIGVVMLMVGLFLEEKAEKAAKRKGE
- the ileS gene encoding isoleucine--tRNA ligase, translated to MEYKDTLLMPKTDFPMRGGLPTREPVMQERWNEMNLYKKVLDRTKGRPSFTLHDGPPYANGDLHMGHALNKVLKDMVVRHKSMTGFYAPFVPGWDTHGLPIEQALANKGVNRKEMTIAEFRNLCETYAYEQIDRQRKQFKRLGVRGDWENPYITLKPAYESRQIEVFGEMARKGYIYKGLKPVYWSPSSESALAEAEIEYQDKKSPSIYVTFDVTNGKGIIAEGTKIIIWTTTPWTIPANLGISVHPEFDYVIVEVSGARYLISKGLLENVATTLEWESYEIVQTIKGEQMDRMVAKHPLYDRDSLVMLGEHVTNEGGTGCVHTAPGHGEDDFQVGKTYGLEVLSPVDDRGVLTAEAPGFEGLFYDKANKVITEALEAAGALVKLTFFTHSAPHDWRTKKPVIFRATAQWFASIEAFRDQLLQAIKDTSFTPAWGETRLFNMVRDRGDWCISRQRAWGVPIPVFYAEDGEPILTEETIAHVSKLFREHGSTVWFERQAKDLLPEGFTHVGSPNGRFSKETDIMDVWFDSGSSHQAVLDEREDLEYPADLYLEGSDQYRGWFNSSLTTSVAINGHSPYKGLLSHGFALDGEGRKMSKSIGNVIDPAKVMNQLGADILRLWVASVDYTADVRVSDSNFKQVAEVYRKIRNTCRFLHGTVSDFNPQTDRIAFEDLREVDQYMYMKLQELIETVRKSYDKYDFASVYNAVNNFVSSDLSSFYLDIAKDVVYIEGQDHLHRRAMQTVMYDTLISLLKVMTPILPHTTDELWVFLTHETEESIQLTDFPEAISHESFGALRTKYQQLMLVRDDVLKALEEARNAKVIGKSLEANVTVYVKKELLDAFDTNKVDFAQFFIVSDFSLAGLKEDAPLDALDLHVASVVVTKAKGEKCERCWSFSTKVGENEKHSTLCPRCADVVEKFYV
- a CDS encoding DivIVA domain-containing protein produces the protein MPLSPLDIYNKEFGRGFRGYSEDEVNEFLEQVTKDFELLIKDKQELEEKLKTSTERIGHFTTIEMTLQKSIVIAQEAAEELRRNSQKEAKLIVKEAEKNADRIVNESLTKARRIALEIEDLKKQSKVFRNRFKMLVEAQLDLINTDDWDHLMQYEIDTTELEGLNSKQED